Proteins encoded within one genomic window of Geotalea daltonii FRC-32:
- a CDS encoding class I SAM-dependent methyltransferase, which translates to MNTASEETDNLPATALVRFSLATMLMEKALLDEAAKSLAAALDIAPGFAAAHDKLGLILQCLGRREEAIAHYECAAKLSPGRPEFRNNLVSALAEQARHLLTVKDLAGAENTVIQALELTPDLVDLHQTLGEIYLARGEQQKAIGAFCTAVHYGPGNVRLWQSLLAHCQSSLSGKQLAALEKDLLTAYEQSPNESLADIATHLILARPEVSTLLSAAADNQQLLTLMFEGKLWSLLDDDLFLRVMESSLLCNWELEQLLTVLRKNLLLSHPTDTCYPADLAGSIPFLCSLAQLCFSNEYVFYVTGEEQTAVRQLQVFICDCIGSGSKIPLLRLVLLACYQPLHRLPECELLTSLVDAEDHHEMLQKVFLHQVVEPLAEQRMKCMIPAISPIDALSQQVQDQYEENPYPRWFSMALPVPLPMDKVFSKLFPHLVIPQILNNQQPAILIAGCGTGRHAITTAARFEGARVTAMDLSKASLAYAMRKAEEFGCANITFVQGDILNLDHTEQDFDIIECSGVLHHMASPEEGWRKLLRRLKPGGLMGVALYSTIARRHIAAARNFIAGRNYHPAPDDIRRCRREIASFTDDQLIRKVMASRDFYSTSACRDLIFHVQEHTFDLLQIAAIIKDFDLAFLGFQLDAQTLLRYSNRFPDDSTHNSLHLWHLFEQENPDTFGGMYQFWVQRSGK; encoded by the coding sequence TTGAATACTGCCTCTGAAGAAACCGATAATCTGCCGGCTACGGCCTTAGTCCGGTTCAGTCTTGCCACCATGTTGATGGAGAAAGCCCTGCTTGACGAAGCTGCGAAAAGCCTGGCAGCAGCGTTGGATATTGCCCCCGGATTTGCAGCGGCACATGACAAGCTCGGCTTGATCCTGCAATGCCTTGGACGCAGGGAAGAAGCCATAGCACATTATGAATGCGCCGCAAAACTCTCTCCCGGTCGTCCTGAATTTCGGAACAATCTGGTATCTGCCCTGGCGGAACAGGCAAGGCATCTCCTGACGGTTAAAGATCTAGCGGGGGCTGAGAACACTGTGATACAAGCCTTGGAACTGACGCCCGATCTTGTCGATTTGCACCAGACGCTGGGAGAAATATATCTGGCCAGGGGGGAGCAGCAGAAGGCCATTGGAGCCTTTTGCACCGCAGTGCACTATGGTCCGGGAAATGTCCGACTCTGGCAGAGCCTTTTGGCCCACTGCCAGAGTTCCCTTTCCGGCAAGCAGCTGGCCGCCCTGGAAAAAGACCTGCTCACAGCATACGAGCAGTCACCCAATGAGTCCCTGGCAGACATTGCCACCCATCTTATCCTTGCCAGACCAGAGGTTTCAACGCTGCTATCGGCGGCAGCCGATAACCAGCAGCTCTTGACGCTAATGTTTGAGGGAAAGCTCTGGTCGCTGCTCGACGACGACCTCTTCCTGCGGGTGATGGAGTCATCCCTTCTCTGCAACTGGGAGTTGGAACAACTCCTCACCGTGCTGCGAAAAAACCTGCTTTTATCCCATCCAACCGATACTTGTTATCCAGCAGACTTAGCCGGGTCCATCCCGTTCCTTTGCAGCCTGGCACAGCTCTGTTTCAGCAACGAATACGTCTTTTATGTCACCGGGGAGGAGCAGACGGCTGTGCGGCAGTTACAGGTCTTTATTTGTGACTGCATTGGCTCCGGGAGCAAGATCCCCCTGTTACGGCTGGTGCTCCTGGCCTGCTATCAGCCATTGCACCGGCTGCCTGAATGCGAGTTGCTTACCAGCCTTGTCGACGCAGAAGATCATCATGAGATGCTGCAAAAAGTGTTCTTGCACCAAGTGGTCGAGCCGCTGGCAGAGCAGCGAATGAAGTGCATGATCCCTGCTATCTCGCCCATAGATGCTCTCTCGCAGCAGGTACAGGACCAGTATGAAGAAAATCCTTATCCACGCTGGTTCAGTATGGCGCTGCCTGTGCCCCTTCCCATGGACAAGGTATTCTCGAAACTTTTCCCCCATCTGGTAATTCCCCAAATCCTGAATAATCAACAACCGGCGATTCTTATCGCCGGTTGTGGTACTGGGCGTCACGCCATCACGACTGCTGCCCGATTTGAAGGGGCCAGGGTAACGGCCATGGATCTGAGCAAGGCCAGTCTTGCCTATGCCATGCGCAAGGCGGAGGAATTCGGGTGTGCCAACATCACCTTCGTCCAAGGGGACATCCTGAACCTTGACCACACGGAGCAGGATTTTGACATTATTGAATGCAGCGGTGTTCTCCACCATATGGCCTCCCCTGAAGAAGGATGGCGAAAGCTGTTGCGCCGATTGAAGCCGGGGGGATTGATGGGTGTGGCCCTTTACAGCACCATCGCCCGAAGACATATTGCTGCAGCACGGAATTTCATAGCCGGGCGGAATTATCACCCTGCTCCAGACGATATCCGCCGCTGCCGCAGGGAGATAGCGTCGTTTACCGATGACCAGCTGATCCGCAAGGTAATGGCGAGCAGGGATTTTTACAGCACCAGCGCTTGCCGTGATCTGATTTTCCATGTCCAGGAACATACCTTTGATCTGCTGCAGATTGCTGCAATTATCAAGGATTTCGACCTGGCTTTCCTTGGTTTTCAACTGGACGCCCAGACGCTGTTACGCTACAGCAACCGATTTCCCGATGACAGCACCCATAATTCACTGCACCTGTGGCATCTTTTCGAACAGGAGAACCCGGACACTTTCGGCGGCATGTATCAGTTTTGGGTTCAAAGGTCGGGCAAATGA
- a CDS encoding class I SAM-dependent methyltransferase: MELSFAGFARLHDFLKKLENDTYPELPTQLHTEITNQQLNNLLAKYPLQQGAAILDVGCGQGPALDIFREKGFAPLGITLNDEDIEACRKKGHQVTKMEQSFLDYLPETFDLIWARHVIEHSIFPHFTLAEFARVLKAGGLLYLEVPAPETACHHENNQNHYSVLNRGMWVSLLGRNGLQPLEQVNFNFTTGLGPDEYWGFICKKQA, encoded by the coding sequence ATGGAATTGTCATTCGCGGGCTTTGCCCGACTGCACGATTTTCTGAAAAAACTGGAAAATGATACCTACCCGGAACTGCCGACGCAGCTCCATACCGAAATAACCAACCAGCAGCTGAACAATCTATTGGCGAAATACCCGCTTCAGCAGGGGGCGGCCATCCTCGATGTGGGGTGCGGCCAGGGACCGGCACTGGACATTTTCCGCGAAAAAGGTTTCGCTCCCTTGGGCATCACCCTTAATGATGAAGATATCGAGGCGTGCAGGAAAAAGGGCCATCAGGTAACCAAAATGGAGCAGTCGTTTTTGGACTATCTGCCGGAAACTTTCGACCTCATCTGGGCCCGGCATGTGATCGAGCACAGCATTTTCCCCCATTTCACCCTGGCCGAATTTGCCCGGGTGCTGAAAGCCGGCGGCCTTCTTTACCTTGAGGTGCCTGCGCCTGAAACGGCCTGCCACCACGAGAACAACCAGAATCACTACAGCGTCCTCAACCGCGGCATGTGGGTTTCTCTGCTCGGCCGCAATGGGCTGCAGCCCCTGGAACAGGTGAATTTCAATTTTACCACCGGTCTTGGACCGGATGAATACTGGGGATTCATTTGCAAGAAACAGGCTTGA